Proteins encoded by one window of Cloeon dipterum chromosome 4, ieCloDipt1.1, whole genome shotgun sequence:
- the LOC135942881 gene encoding uncharacterized protein LOC135942881: MEEEDAMVLDTETRFQVCYDEGTKVEGLLASDLDEAECLSSSETETADEDSSCHARSTLMFVQEPNLSANCCLDQDSSSESDCSALPETRSIPDKLRKKKSKPVRIRQPLKTEFECKVCGATGEIKYFNSNRILLRHLTAAHGIDLELQGSQACVYCVRSYKTKASYLKHIIKAHPHLQVEMKAELMDRIQQNVERLMADKARRIRLELGLSVRAEQHRPLPSFDTLLPLTPTYKRMLAAQAEEPSKHTHTHLLDTVRQDCVSTTWQSNSLCPS, encoded by the exons ATGGAAGAAGAGGATGCTATGGTGCTGGACACTGAAACTCGATTTCAAGTGTGCTACGATGAAGGAACAAAAGTTGAAGGACTCTTGGCAAGCGATTTAGATGAAGCCGAATGCTTGTCTAGTAGCGAGACAGAG acTGCCGATGAAGACAGCAGCTGTCATGCCAGGAGCACCCTGATGTTTGTGCAGGAGCCAAATTTGTCTGCTAACTGCTGTTTGGACCAAGATAGCTCGTCCGAAAGTGATTGCTCTGCCTTACCTGAGACAAGGTCCATCCCCGACAAGCTGCGAAAGAAGAAAAGCAAACCCGTTCGCATCCGGCAGCCACTTAAAACCGAATTTGAGTGCAAAGTGTGTGGGGCGACCGGCGAAATCAAGTACTTTAACTCAAACCGGATCCTGCTGCGTCACCTGACAGCGGCGCACGGGATCGACCTGGAACTGCAAGGGTCGCAAGCGTGCGTGTATTGCGTGCGCAGCTACAAAACCAAGGCGTCGTACCTGAAGCACATCATCAAGGCGCACCCTCACCTCCAGGTGGAAATGAAGGCCGAGCTGATGGATCGCATTCAGCAAAACGTGGAGCGATTGATGGCCGACAAAGCCAGAAGAATCCGCCTTGAACTTGGCCTGTCTGTCCGGGCAGAGCAGCACAGACCCCTTCCTTCATTTGACACGCTCTTGCCACTCACACCGACTTACAAAAGGATGTTAGCTGCCCAAGCAGAAGAACCGTCTaagcacactcacacacacctCTTGGACACAGTTAGGCAGGACTGTGTATCCACCACGTGGCAGTCCAACTCGCTCTGTCCTTCCTGA